Proteins encoded within one genomic window of Rhodohalobacter sp. SW132:
- a CDS encoding septal ring lytic transglycosylase RlpA family protein: MEKRLHIFFLFPVLILLVFAGCYEHPMQQRIDQQTSDEESAEVTGQSDILQTGEASWYGPGFHGRLTSNRERFNQNDLTAAHRTLPFNTIVEVVNTENNETIEVRINDRGPYARNRVIDLSRAAADEIGMIDEGVADVELVLVEAGGPIPENLNRPTFTIQLGEYNLASYAGRFADEVGDGVRVEQRFPRGSVRTVYMIYYGNYTSMSSANADLEQLRERGFDGFVRQID; encoded by the coding sequence ATGGAAAAGAGACTACATATATTCTTTCTGTTTCCGGTTTTGATCCTGTTGGTTTTCGCCGGGTGTTACGAACATCCTATGCAGCAGAGAATAGATCAGCAAACCTCAGATGAAGAATCTGCTGAGGTTACAGGGCAATCGGATATTCTTCAGACCGGAGAGGCGAGCTGGTACGGGCCGGGATTTCATGGTCGGCTCACCTCAAACCGTGAACGGTTTAACCAGAATGACCTGACAGCCGCACACCGAACGCTTCCTTTTAACACCATCGTGGAGGTGGTGAACACCGAAAATAACGAAACGATTGAGGTGCGTATCAACGACCGGGGACCATATGCGCGCAATCGCGTCATTGATCTCTCCCGGGCGGCGGCTGATGAGATCGGCATGATCGACGAGGGAGTGGCCGATGTGGAGCTTGTTCTTGTTGAGGCGGGCGGACCCATACCTGAAAATCTGAACCGGCCAACGTTCACCATTCAGCTCGGGGAGTATAACCTGGCCTCATACGCTGGCCGGTTTGCCGACGAGGTGGGAGATGGGGTGCGTGTGGAGCAGCGATTTCCGCGCGGCAGCGTCCGCACGGTTTACATGATCTACTACGGAAACTACACCTCCATGAGCAGCGCCAACGCCGACCTCGAACAGCTGCGCGAACGCGGATTCGATGGCTTTGTCCGGCAAATAGACTGA